CATTTCGGATTTTCAACTGGCCGATACAGCTACAAATAACCGGATTACTTTGCTTCAGGCAGGACTTACCTGGCGTGGCTCCTGGTACGATGGTATGGTTATCAAGTCTAATGATTTTGTTTACCATAACCAGGTGCTATGGCAATCCAACCGGAGTACTGATTTTACCAGTAATGCGGAACCATCTGATGCAAATACTTACTTCAAGCGGGCTTTTGCACAATCAACTTCTTTTTCAGCTGCATCCGTTGCAGAAGTAAATGCGGGCACGGAAACTACAAAAGCTATTACGCCATACACCCTGGCTAATTCTGCTTATATCCGTTTTACAACTTTGCTGAGTGGTTATACCAAAGCGGCCACAAACCGGGCACTTGCTGTTACTGATTCTTTAATGACGGCCATCGGAGTTTTAGAAAAGAAGGCTGATGATAACGCCGAAGGAATCACTACTCTAAACGCTATTACTGGCGTTTTATCGAACCTAGTTACTACAGCCAAAACCAATCTAGTTGCCGCTGTGAACGAGCTGTATAACCTAATTGTCGGAGCATACGAATTGCCATTTCAGTTAGATTTGAACCCGGATGTGAATACGACTTCCGGATTAATAGCCATTAAAGGCAAGATCGTTTCTTTAACTGTTGACCCAATAAACGGTTTTGATGCTACTACTATTGCGGCTACAAGCTACACGTACGAGTACAAATTAAATTTTGCAGCCACCTGGTCCTCGGCTGCCACAGTTGCAGCTTTGCAAACGGCTATTGCTACCACCTCCGATACGCAAGTAATGTTAGTCCGGGTTATCAATACCGCGACCACGGTTCCAAATTCTTGTTTAATAACGGTTAAGAAACGCTAATGCAAGCTATACAAATCCGGGACCATCAAACCGCGAAAGATTGGGTTAACGTAGAAAATTTACTAAGCCTGGAGGCGGCCAAGAACCACAAAGTTTCTATTCCGAAAACCGATGGACGCTTAGATACTTTTTTTAACCTGGCTAACGGTTTTGCTATTGCGGTCACGGTAGTTTTAAGAAATGGCCGATTACAGATTAATCAAATTAGAACTAACGGGGATAACACCGTTACAGGTTGGACTTTCCAATATAGCGGCACTGATTTAATATTTTCTTTACGCAATAACTACGGTACGCTCAGTTCCGGCAGGAAAGGTTGGCAAATACCAGTTAATCTATCAAATAATATAATTTACCGGATTGTATTTGTAAACGTTAGTACGAGTTCGGCATTTTTTTTAGTAAACAATAAATATTACGCAGCAGTTACCGGTGGTACAGGTTCTTTTACTTCCATTACACCGGTTAGTGAAGGGGTTACCATTGGTCCGAAATACGACAATTCTGAATACAATGATTGCCTCATTGGTGACCTAGTCTTTTTTAGCCGCTCATTAACAGTGATTGAAGCGGAGTTGTTGCGGTTGGAAATCAGCAATATTCCTAGCCGTTTTCACACTAACTGTGTTGGTTTTTGGACTTTCAATCACCGGTACGGCCGTAAGGCCTGGGATTCAGTGGAAATGTTTAATTACGCCAAAGGTGATAGAACTTCAGCTCTTGCTCTAAGCGGCTTTACTTATGGTAATAAATGGGCCATTGAAGGCGATAAGGCAGTTTTTAATATCAATAGAAGTGCCATTGTCGAAAACGGACATACAGCCTTTGTTCAACTTATTGGTGCCGCGCCTAAAATAAGTGTAACGGATTGGTTTTTTACGACAATTACTTTTACGATTGTTGACAGTTTCGACGGCGACGGTGTTTATTTATCCGGCCAAAACAATTACGACCGGTTTGTTGCTAATTCAGGGTATTATAAAAATGCTGGTACTTACTCTTATACCACATTAGTACAAAACACGCATAATGCCTTGGCAATGTTTCGCCTGGATTTTATTGCTAATGCTAATAATACTACCGGTTCTATAAATAACATTGTTGTTAGGACTTGGAACACGTTAACCGCCAACCACGGCGAATTAATTAACTATACCGACGATGAAACCAAAATTTACCTTAATGGGAGTATTGCTTTAATTTTCGGTTCGGCCGGTAAGGCGGCTAGTACTTTTACTGGTTCTATTGGTGACGGTTCGGCTCAATTTAGTCGGGTAGAGGTTGGTTTTTCAGCGTATAGAAGTTTTTATTTAACATCATCGGCCAATTATTCAATCATCGCGGGACTGAGCAACCAAAGCGGATTTGGAGCCTATTTACGTTTAACCGTTAGCGATACCAACGGAAATGTTCTAGCAACGGTAAACGGCCCAAGTACGGGCGGTATAACCGTACCTATGGCAAAAAAGACCTTAGATTTTGTTTCTCCGGAAAATGGTAATATAATTTTAACGCTTGCGGGTATTGGTTCCACGGCGGGCACTTATGGCATAACCGACCGAATAGATATTGTCCAGAAAAATCCAGTAAACTATTCGCAATGGGTAGATTATTACCAGAAAAAACCGGTTTTTCGGTTTGATTCCGAACGAAAAGATTTAATTACCGGCTTACCCGAACCGGTAAACGCGCTTAAAATGCTAAATAATAAGCGGGTTTTAATTTCGCCTACCCTTAATAACCTTCCTAGTGGAACGTTAATGTTTGCTTTCTATCTGACTGAAAACCCGACTAAGACCGAATATCTTTTCGGGAGTTCCCGGATAGATACCGGAACCGGATATACTGACATTTATTTCGATGCAAACGGTGCATTACTATATGGTACAAACCGGGCGAATTTAGCAAGTTGCAATTTAAAAACGGCTAACGGGGTAATTACTAAAGGTTTTAATTTAGTAACTATCGGGCATCAAAATACCCGCGCCGGTTTTGAAAATGCTGGTGGTTTCAAAGTGGCCGTTAATGGCCGGTACATTCCTTTTACTTTATCATCAGTAATTAATAGTACGGTGTACGGGAACCTTGTTGCTGATTTGGCAACGGCGCAAGGGTTGGGGTTAAAAATTACGGGTACGTCTTTAGGTGGCGTACAGGCGCACGCGTACAGCAATTATTTTACAAGCGGCTACTTTATTTACTTCGGTTACTATTCCAATGTGTTAAGCCAAGCCGACAACTTAAAGGCCTTCAGAAACTTACTTTTTAATTTTTCGGGTTTCCGGTTGGTTTCTGGTTTTACCATGAATCAGTTAAATGCCGGCGTAATTAATGGGAGCGGAACCACGGCCCGCACCCTTAGTTTTCCCGACCATACTGCTGCCGAATTAGACCCATTAAACCCGGATTACATTTTAACTCCCATAAATAATTTACGCTAATGCTTTACACTTTCTTATACAAAGGCAAAGATTTTACAGCTCAACTCGGTGAAAAACCCCGGTATATTCAGGTTGATGATCATACTGGCCCCATCACGCGCTACCAGGTTAAAGATGTGCGGATTGGAATGGATTTAGAGACAATTGTCGTGGAATACATACCGGTGCTGGTAGATATTTTAGGCGAAATTCGATCGGCTTTCGAAATAAAAACTTTCGTGGCCACGAGCCAGGAGAACTGGCAATATTTCTATGAATATGCCCGAAGTGGGGAGCAGATTGAAAAAATGATTATTAATGGCTTGCTCATTCATTTAGAAGGGGTAACCATGTTCAATCCATATACCGGAGAACTAGAATTGCCTTTAGATACCGAGCCTACGACCGAATGATACCTCCCCGAGAATTGCCAGTTAATTAAATTCTTTTTTCTAACCCTAAACCTTAATCAATCCATGTCCGAAACACCAGAAGTGATTCAGTCCACCACTTCCCCCCAAACTCTTGATGAAATAAAAGCTGCAGCGATGCTGGCAGCTACGAATGCGCAACAAGCGGCCGTAAATGCTGCTGCTGCCGCTTCCAACGCCGCTCAAGCCATCGCCGATGCCATGGCCCTGCTCAATGGTACTGATAACATGACGCAATTCAGTGAAGCGCTTCAGGATTTATCCGAACAGCTTACTAACCTGCCGCCTTTAACCAGAGAATCCCTGCTAATTGACAAAGTAGATAACACGCCGGATGCTGCAAAACCTGTTTCAGTAGCGCAGCAATCAGCCTTGGAAGCTAAATCGGATAAGATTAATTCGAAGTATGTAGTTTTAGGAGCTGCCGTAAACGGGGTGGTGACCATTGCTTGCAATCCGGAAGAGCCTTATGTAAAGTGCACGGTTGGGGCAAATACGGCTATTGTCATTGAAGACATCACCCCGGACCACCGGGGATTGTTGAAATTGAAGAAAACCAACGGCAATGAAGTAGTTACTTTTCAAAATGCCTTGCTAGCGCCAGTTGGATTTACGGCTTCTACCGGAGCTGGATCCATTGATTTTTATCAGTTTGAACTTGACGAAGATTCCGGCCGCATTTTCGTGTTCCCGGTTCCATTCGGTGCTGTACCCGTAGTAGCGCCCACCAAGTGGTTACCACCTTTAAACTTTAAAGGAGTTTCCAATGGTACTAATGCCGTAGCATTAACCTGGGAAAAAAGAGCCGGATCCTACCAGGTACACATCTATCGCGCCACTAAGCCGGATTTCTCCGACCAGGGCACGATTTATCAAAGCAATGGTTCTTCCTACAACGATACCGGCTTTAGTGCTGCGTTCCCGAACGGCACCCTGGTGGATGGTAAAACTTATTATTACCGCATCAAGACCCGGTCTTACAATGGATTGGATGAGTCAGTGTATGTAAATATTCAGGTAACGGTTTAAGCGATGCGGGCTATATTATTAGGAAATATATTGCAGGGCAAGCGCAGTATTTCGGGATTTAAGGGGCGTTTAAATACGCCCCCAACCGCTGCGTTTCATGCCAGCCCGTTAACCGGACCTGTTCCCTTAACGGTGACTTTCGACGCTACTGATAGCTTTGATCCGGATATTAATGATTTCGTGGATGCTTACATGTGGGATTTTGGCGACGGCAGCACGGCCGTGGTTACTGGTCCGATTGTTACGCATACTTACTCTACTGCTGGTGTAAAGACCGCAACACTTAAAGTGCGGGACAAGTGGCACGTAGAAAGCACCGCTGATACTGAGTACATCACCGTGGGAACGGTGACACCACCGGAGCCGACTACGTTTAAGACTTCGTTCTGGAATTACGATGCTTTATTAAAAAACCGGGCTTTGTATCACAACACGCTCACCGGTAAGGCTAATCGCCAAGACATCGTAAAAGCTGTGAGCGATATTACCGCCGAAATTGCTTCACGCGGTATCCTGACGGCTAAACCAATAGGCATTGCTCCGAAGCCAAGTTCTTATTCGTACACGTTAAACGGTACCTCAGTTACCCGGCCTCTGGTTTTACCGGCTGGTGCAACTGCCAACGATTACGTGGCTTTGGGAATGTACTGGTGGCCGGATTCTAACAAAACCGATGGCTTGCCTTACATCCGGAAAGATGGCCAGACAAATCCGGAAGCTAGTGCCATGCCGGACCATAAAAAACTCCGCAATGTTTGTGAGCAAATTGAGTTGCTGGGTATAGCGCACTTCTTCTCCAATGATCCGGCGAAGCAAAAAGAATACGCCGAAAAAGCCGCAGCATTGTTGCGGGCCTTCTTTGTAACGCCAGCTACCCGCATGAACCCAAGCTTTAAGTACGTGCAAGTAATGAAGGGCCATAACAATAATATGGGCACCGAATACGGTTTGGTGGATCTGGAGTACATGCCGGATTTAATCCAAGGTTTCCAGTTGCTCCGTGGCCAGGTTGGGTTTGATCTGGAGGTGGAATCGGGGTTTGTGCAATGGCTGCGCGATGCCTGGATCTGGTTAACTAAGACCTGGACGAGCACGCCGGCTGATGGCACCACGGACTATTATCACTGGCTCATGCTTACCAATATGCGGAAACTTTACCAGAATATCCGGTCGGCTTACGAAGTACAAATTCTTACATTCAGTTTGGCTTTAGGAGAAAGAACCTGGGCCATTAACCGCATTAATGACGTTATCAAAGATAAAGGTACTACTAAAGGGGTGCTGTCGCGGGTTGTAATGGGCGCCGACTACGTGACTAAAGCGGGCGAGATCAAACAAAAGGATAATTCTTCGCCCTCCGTAACCGTTAAGGCTGGCTCGTTGTTTCCGGAAGTAAAACGCACCAAACCGTGTACGTATTCGGCTAAAGGCCTGGAAGCCCTGGTGAATCTAACCTTAGTAGCCGAGCACTTGGGTATCGATATGTGGAATTACGTTTCCCCGAGTGGCTCTAGCATGAAAAAGGCGGCGGAGTCATTGTTGTACTATGCGGCCAATCCAACCCAATGGCCCGTAAAGTCATGGGAGGATTACGCCTACTACAAAAATTACATTTACGCCCGCCATACCATGCGCAAAATTTCAGGTGGTTTCCCGGGCGATGCGACGCTGCAAGCAAAGATTCAAACCTACTTAACTGGCCTGAATACTAAATTAGGTACCACCAGCGATCAGTCGGAAGCAGGGTACCGGGCCGGAAAAGACTGGTTTATGTTGTACCAAAAAATAGGTTATACGTACTAGAGCTTGACTTTAATTATTTGCCTTTAAAACACCTCTCTTTGGGAGGTGTTTTTTTTTGTCCTTTCCATGGTGCTTCCCTGACCTAATCTTTGCATCGAACAATTAAGTAACGATGCAAGTCAACCGCATACTTTCTGCTGTCCTATCTCAAGCCTGGCTGATAGATCCCATCGCCGCCGAAGGGCTGCTGCCTATAGTAGTAAACATGCTCAAGCAGGGTGCTCCGGCTCAGCTGGGTGAGGAGCCAGAAGAAAGTGAGAGTACCAAGCCTTATGCCCTGGCTTTTGTAAACGGCGTTTCCGTGGATGCGAAAGCCAGTACCATGATGAGTTACAGTAGCTACGATGACGCGCCGGCCGGATCCATTGCGGTAACGACCGTTTCCGGCACCATGATGCGCAACGACTACTGCGGCTCGCCTGGTACCAATACCTTGGGCCAGCGCATTAAAGAAGCTGATGCGCATCCGAATATTGGCGCTCACCTGGTACGCTTTAATACGCCGGGAGGTACCGTGGACGGTACCGAAGCTTTTGCTTCTATCATCGGGCAAACGCAAAAACCGCTCGTAGCATTCGCTGAATCCATGTGTTCGGCGGGTTATTGGGCCGGATCTGGCGCTAACCTGATTGTGGCCGCTGGTAAAACGGCCGGTGTGGGCAGCATTGGCACCATGATCAGCCTGGCCAGCTTTGATAAATATTACAAAGAAATCGGCATCGAAGTCCATAATATCCGGGCCACCAAGTCTCGAGATAAAAACCAGGGCTATTACGAGGCCATGGAAGGCAAATACGAAAAGCTCCGGACCGAAAGCCTGGATCCCATCAATGAAGCTTTCCTGAGCTCCGTGCAAGAAAACCGGGAAGGCAAATTAAATCTTAAAAAAGAAGACGTCCTGACGGGCAAAGTTTATTACGGTCAAAGTATCGTGGATGTCGGCTTAGCCGATGAAATCGGAAACTTTGATTACGCGGTTCGCCGGGCGCAGGAACTCGCCCAGGACCATTCCTCCAGCAACCAAACCTCCATCCATAACCAAGAAATGAGCATTTTTTCTAAAAACAAATTTCCGAAGCTGAGTGCTTTAGCCGGCAAAAAATCGGAAGAAATCACCGCCGAAGACATTCAGGCCGTGAACGAAGAGCTAACCGCAGCTGGTATTGAAAACGCGGGTGTTATCTCGGCCGCGCAGTTAACTGCTTTTGAAGCAGCTGAAAAGGATGTTACCCGGTTAACCGCCGAGAACAAGACTTTAACCACTGCTAATACCAAATTGACTACTGATTTGGAAGCGGCCAATAAAGAAGTTACCCGTTTAGGTGCCTTGGATGGCGCTACTCCAACTGGAACACCGAAAGCTGGTAACGAAATGGGCGAAGAGTCAGCCGATGATGAAAATCAGAAGTTGATTGATGCTTTACCGCACAACCAGGCTTTAGCCGGTAACCCGCTTTTTAACTAGAACAAACCAACCAACTATTAAAACAATTAATCACCCTTCATCTAGCAAAAATGAATATTGCAGACATTAAAGCCGAGTTCGGGGCATACTACCTGAATAACGGTCAGAACTTAGCTCGTTTGTTTAAGTTGCTGAACATTACTTCTGTTACCGATTCGGTTTTAACGCCAATCAAAACAGATGAAACAGTATGGCAGGCTTCAAAAGCTTCTATAGGCCGGGTTTTACAACCATTCCAGAAGGCTTGGACGCCGATTGGTCAAGCGGAATTTAAGCCGTTGAGCATTCAACAGTTTAAAATGAAGATTGACTCGCAGGAGTATCCGGATGATCTGGAAGCTTCCTGGTTAGGTTTCTTAGCCGGCGAAGGCATCGATCGGAAATCATGGCCATTTGTCCGCTGGTTCGTGGAAACTTTATTAATTCCGCAAGCAGCCGAGGATTACGAGTTAAATGAGGTATTTAAAGGCGTTCGCGTGGAGCCGACTGCCGGCACCGCTGGTGCTGCAGGTACTTCGATGAACGGTTTACGGAAAGCCATCAATGATAACATTACGGCTGGCCGGATCACGCCGATTGTTACCGGTGCGCTATCTTCCGATAACAAAACCTTAGTGGAGCAATTCGAAACTTTTGTGGATGCCATTAACCTGCGTTACCAGCACATCCCCATGCAGTTGTGCGTGCAGCCATCGGTGGAGCGTCGCTTTCACCGGGGATACCGGGCTTTGTACGGTAAAGATACCGATTATAAAGGTTCTAACGGTTCCGTGGACTTCTCCAACATTACCATTATTGGTTTACCGTCGATGATTGGTTCTAATAAAATCTGGTGTACACCGAAAGGCAATGCCATTCACATGGGCAAGCGCACCCAGAATAAGAATTCCGTGCAGATTGAAAACGTAGATCGTTTGATCAAAATGTACTCTGACTGGAGCTCCGGAGTTGGTTTTATCCTGCCGGAAGTTGTGTTTACCAACGATCAGGATCTGACCTAGTCAGATCCTTTACTCATGTTTCATATTTAAAATAAGGAGAAAATAAAAGTGGATAATACCCAACTAACTCCGGAGCAAGAATTAGAAATTCTCCGGAAAAGAAATGCTGAACTGGAGGCCCAGCAAGCCGAGAAGGATCAGATCATCGCGGAGCAGCTGGAGCAATTAGATTTAGCCGAAGCGCAAAAAGGCAATACTTTGCCCGTTGTAGCTCACGACAAAAAGAAATACCAGTTGCTGGCTGCTAAATTTCAGTTTGCTGGCCAGGAGTACAAAGCCGAAGATTTAAAGTCGGATAAAGACCTGGTTAAAAAGTTGATCGAAGCTGGTGCCGGTATTCTGCAAGAAATTAAGTAATCACCATTAAGTAGAAAGGAAACCGAAATAATGGCATTAGATTTATTTGATTTGAAAGGCCCGGATGGCGCCGATAACAACGGTGGCGTAAAGACCGTCATGTACGTGGCGCCGGAGCGTGATTTTTTAGCAATTAAAGATACTAAGAAAACAACCGCGCCTGGTGATGAAGTAACGATTGATGGTAGCCACACCTTTAAACCAGGCAAAGGTTTTACCGAAGTATACGGCACCCTGGATTCTTCTGAAAACAAACTGGAAGCCGTAGGGGAGCGGGATGGCCGCAGCCAAAAAGGTACTTTTGAA
The sequence above is a segment of the Adhaeribacter swui genome. Coding sequences within it:
- a CDS encoding S49 family peptidase — encoded protein: MQVNRILSAVLSQAWLIDPIAAEGLLPIVVNMLKQGAPAQLGEEPEESESTKPYALAFVNGVSVDAKASTMMSYSSYDDAPAGSIAVTTVSGTMMRNDYCGSPGTNTLGQRIKEADAHPNIGAHLVRFNTPGGTVDGTEAFASIIGQTQKPLVAFAESMCSAGYWAGSGANLIVAAGKTAGVGSIGTMISLASFDKYYKEIGIEVHNIRATKSRDKNQGYYEAMEGKYEKLRTESLDPINEAFLSSVQENREGKLNLKKEDVLTGKVYYGQSIVDVGLADEIGNFDYAVRRAQELAQDHSSSNQTSIHNQEMSIFSKNKFPKLSALAGKKSEEITAEDIQAVNEELTAAGIENAGVISAAQLTAFEAAEKDVTRLTAENKTLTTANTKLTTDLEAANKEVTRLGALDGATPTGTPKAGNEMGEESADDENQKLIDALPHNQALAGNPLFN
- a CDS encoding alginate lyase family protein — encoded protein: MRAILLGNILQGKRSISGFKGRLNTPPTAAFHASPLTGPVPLTVTFDATDSFDPDINDFVDAYMWDFGDGSTAVVTGPIVTHTYSTAGVKTATLKVRDKWHVESTADTEYITVGTVTPPEPTTFKTSFWNYDALLKNRALYHNTLTGKANRQDIVKAVSDITAEIASRGILTAKPIGIAPKPSSYSYTLNGTSVTRPLVLPAGATANDYVALGMYWWPDSNKTDGLPYIRKDGQTNPEASAMPDHKKLRNVCEQIELLGIAHFFSNDPAKQKEYAEKAAALLRAFFVTPATRMNPSFKYVQVMKGHNNNMGTEYGLVDLEYMPDLIQGFQLLRGQVGFDLEVESGFVQWLRDAWIWLTKTWTSTPADGTTDYYHWLMLTNMRKLYQNIRSAYEVQILTFSLALGERTWAINRINDVIKDKGTTKGVLSRVVMGADYVTKAGEIKQKDNSSPSVTVKAGSLFPEVKRTKPCTYSAKGLEALVNLTLVAEHLGIDMWNYVSPSGSSMKKAAESLLYYAANPTQWPVKSWEDYAYYKNYIYARHTMRKISGGFPGDATLQAKIQTYLTGLNTKLGTTSDQSEAGYRAGKDWFMLYQKIGYTY